From Paenibacillus polymyxa, the proteins below share one genomic window:
- a CDS encoding YceI family protein — MENIKWEVDPDHSSVEFSVTHLMINRIKGVFEHFQAILSFDPNNLITMGIQASIDANSITTRQSQRDEHLKSDDFLHADKYPTITFESTSCVLAGERQYELTGNLTLHGVTKPITFHTVFEGLNKDPRGRERVGFHSTASIERNEFGLIFNSYLEKGGIVVANEVRIELYIEAIKIE; from the coding sequence ATGGAAAATATCAAGTGGGAAGTTGATCCGGACCACAGCTCCGTTGAGTTTTCAGTAACGCATTTAATGATTAATAGAATCAAAGGAGTATTCGAGCATTTCCAAGCGATCTTGAGTTTTGACCCCAACAACCTAATAACCATGGGTATTCAGGCTTCCATAGATGCAAATAGTATCACAACTCGCCAATCGCAACGAGATGAGCACCTGAAGAGCGACGACTTCCTTCATGCAGACAAGTATCCAACCATTACGTTTGAAAGCACCAGCTGCGTCCTTGCTGGCGAAAGGCAATATGAACTTACGGGCAATCTAACTCTGCATGGAGTAACAAAACCCATCACTTTTCATACCGTTTTTGAAGGACTTAACAAAGACCCTCGCGGCCGGGAACGTGTAGGATTTCATTCTACAGCCAGTATTGAACGCAATGAATTTGGCTTGATATTTAACTCGTATCTTGAAAAAGGCGGGATTGTTGTCGCGAATGAAGTGAGAATTGAACTTTATATCGAGGCAATTAAAATAGAGTAG
- a CDS encoding MDR family MFS transporter: MDNQAQDAREMKRGAILTALLIGTFVAFLNENLLTNAFPALMREFNVAASTIQWLSTGYMLVIGVLVPVTALLQQWFTTRQMFMSAMALFLAGTYLCAVSPGFGILLMGRVVQACGTGLLIPLMMNTILALYPPERRGAAMGLMGLVIMVAPVIGPALSGLIIDTFQWRWLFYMVIPIALFSMIYAFVYLKNVTELTKPRVDLVSIVMSTVGFGCVTYGFSQTSVSLEPEGYGSIAIGSLFLLLLVWRQLKIKEPLIDLSVIRHYTFSLVAVLIVILMMVLFATTTLLPFYMQDVMKLTAFATGLLLMPGSILNGMLMPVSGKLLDKFGPRPVIVPGLFLIAISLWLFTGIDSDTTQGSVLFNHILLFLGMSFVVMPAQTTGLNQLPRHLVPHGTAIYNTLQQITGGIGIALFVGIMSSGANRYLHHSLNPTAMHEKTQSMVSGLQTVFWIEFILAILIIVLGWFIKKLPEHN; the protein is encoded by the coding sequence ATGGACAATCAGGCTCAAGATGCAAGAGAAATGAAGAGAGGGGCAATATTAACCGCTCTACTCATCGGTACATTTGTCGCATTTCTTAACGAAAATTTACTTACCAATGCGTTTCCTGCATTGATGAGAGAATTTAACGTTGCTGCTTCGACCATACAATGGTTATCGACCGGTTATATGCTCGTGATCGGCGTACTGGTGCCGGTGACCGCATTACTACAGCAATGGTTCACGACTCGCCAGATGTTTATGTCTGCGATGGCGTTATTTTTGGCCGGTACCTACTTGTGTGCAGTATCCCCGGGATTCGGAATCTTGCTGATGGGCAGGGTTGTTCAGGCTTGCGGAACAGGATTATTGATTCCGTTGATGATGAATACGATTCTCGCCCTCTATCCTCCAGAACGCCGGGGTGCCGCCATGGGTCTCATGGGGCTGGTCATCATGGTCGCCCCTGTCATCGGGCCAGCTTTGTCTGGCTTGATTATCGATACCTTTCAATGGCGATGGCTGTTCTACATGGTGATTCCTATCGCACTGTTTTCGATGATTTATGCATTCGTGTACTTAAAGAATGTGACAGAACTGACCAAGCCAAGGGTCGATCTTGTATCCATTGTGATGTCAACCGTCGGTTTCGGCTGCGTCACCTATGGCTTCAGCCAAACAAGTGTCTCACTTGAGCCTGAAGGTTACGGATCGATTGCAATAGGCAGCCTTTTCTTGCTCTTGCTTGTATGGCGCCAGCTTAAGATCAAAGAGCCGTTGATCGATCTTTCCGTAATCCGGCATTACACTTTTTCTCTGGTTGCGGTATTGATTGTAATTCTGATGATGGTTCTATTCGCCACAACAACATTGCTGCCGTTCTATATGCAGGATGTGATGAAGTTGACAGCATTTGCGACAGGCTTACTTCTAATGCCAGGTAGCATTTTGAACGGGATGCTGATGCCGGTATCGGGTAAGTTACTCGATAAATTTGGGCCGAGACCCGTCATTGTGCCCGGACTATTCCTGATCGCCATATCGTTGTGGCTGTTTACCGGCATCGACAGTGATACAACACAAGGTTCCGTTCTGTTCAATCATATCCTCTTATTCTTAGGCATGTCATTCGTCGTCATGCCGGCTCAGACAACAGGATTGAACCAACTTCCACGTCACCTGGTTCCTCATGGCACAGCCATATACAATACGCTCCAACAGATTACAGGTGGAATTGGCATCGCATTGTTCGTCGGCATCATGTCGTCTGGAGCCAATCGTTATCTTCATCATTCGCTCAATCCCACTGCAATGCATGAGAAGACACAAAGCATGGTTTCCGGTCTACAAACAGTTTTTTGGATTGAATTTATTCTTGCAATACTTATTATAGTGCTGGGTTGGTTTATAAAAAAGCTACCTGAACATAATTAA
- a CDS encoding serine hydrolase, whose translation MEKMIYTILAVLLLSTTITTACMAPNGASVAAPVNIPVASEKASLEGPRDAKELEAFADGVFADKMKKFNTVGSNFVVVAGGKVILSKGYGYADKGKKIPVDKNTVFQIGSVTKSFTALAAMQLVDKGKMDLKHDIQEYLGGIKVPNKTGKKLTMFDLLTYSSGFDEPDILMEMHPEYADKYFPMKKYIASNMPTVVRSPGEAYTYDNFGFMLAGYAVANVTGMSYSKYMEKNIFKPLGMNSTSVRFTPQLLSRMAAHYGPTGELIPLDGFKPTEKPEGGIVSTADDMAKYLIMHLNKGKYKGKEVVSPKSIEQMHTYQLFPDKEFPVTTIGFEGYFKEKMNNQHVILKGGNVTGHSSLIVILPEKNTAMYMSYNNDSMMSLDVYEEFMNHYYPRKSEVPKSTYATLSEQQAQDYVGLYQNTRIAALRTKVSYSDGKLIMETGTSGKHTLKMIHPLLFEDESGNKLTFNKNEAGHIAYLYYMQLPDLVAYAQKTNIDSSFSDVPADSKYISYINNLNALEVMSGKSANLFDPKGTMTQGEFSEVLLRAHGWYKQPFMIEPNKKQMMTGLRNYQPNSPITRQMAAVMIQNLKQVEPGIKVKLSGETDAWAVKAVTALVSQGIMDPNTKINVDGSIDFRSKQLLKRQEASALLDQAFNYYTLPISH comes from the coding sequence ATGGAAAAAATGATTTACACCATTCTCGCGGTTCTACTATTATCTACTACGATAACTACCGCATGTATGGCACCCAACGGCGCGTCAGTTGCCGCACCCGTTAACATACCAGTTGCATCTGAAAAGGCTAGCTTGGAGGGGCCGCGAGATGCCAAGGAACTAGAGGCTTTTGCAGATGGTGTCTTTGCGGACAAAATGAAAAAGTTTAATACCGTTGGTTCTAATTTTGTGGTCGTCGCAGGTGGGAAAGTGATACTAAGCAAAGGCTACGGGTATGCCGACAAGGGCAAAAAAATCCCTGTTGATAAAAATACCGTTTTTCAAATCGGCTCTGTTACAAAGTCATTCACTGCATTGGCAGCTATGCAGTTGGTTGATAAAGGGAAAATGGATTTAAAACACGATATCCAAGAGTATTTAGGAGGAATAAAGGTTCCGAATAAAACAGGAAAAAAACTGACGATGTTTGATCTACTTACATATTCAAGTGGATTTGATGAACCAGATATTCTCATGGAAATGCATCCAGAATACGCGGACAAATATTTTCCAATGAAGAAATACATTGCATCAAATATGCCAACTGTGGTCAGGTCTCCAGGAGAAGCGTACACTTATGACAATTTTGGTTTCATGCTAGCGGGATATGCAGTAGCAAACGTAACCGGTATGTCATATTCCAAATATATGGAAAAGAATATTTTCAAACCGTTAGGCATGAATTCGACGAGTGTGCGGTTTACCCCCCAATTGTTAAGCAGAATGGCTGCTCACTATGGACCAACAGGTGAACTGATTCCCTTGGACGGGTTTAAACCAACGGAAAAACCTGAAGGCGGTATCGTTTCAACAGCAGATGACATGGCAAAGTACCTCATTATGCACCTGAATAAGGGCAAGTACAAAGGTAAAGAAGTGGTGAGTCCAAAGAGCATAGAGCAAATGCACACATACCAATTATTCCCTGACAAGGAGTTCCCGGTTACAACAATCGGATTTGAAGGCTACTTCAAAGAGAAGATGAATAATCAGCATGTGATTCTAAAAGGAGGGAATGTTACAGGGCATTCTTCCTTGATTGTTATTCTGCCTGAGAAGAATACAGCGATGTACATGTCCTACAATAACGACTCCATGATGAGTCTTGACGTGTATGAAGAATTTATGAATCATTATTATCCGAGAAAATCAGAGGTTCCAAAGTCAACCTACGCAACATTAAGTGAGCAGCAGGCCCAAGACTACGTGGGATTATACCAAAACACGCGTATCGCTGCCTTAAGAACGAAGGTTTCGTATTCGGACGGGAAATTAATAATGGAGACAGGAACATCAGGCAAACATACACTAAAAATGATCCACCCTTTATTATTTGAAGATGAATCAGGTAATAAATTGACGTTTAATAAAAATGAAGCAGGCCATATTGCATATTTGTATTACATGCAGCTCCCAGATCTCGTTGCTTATGCGCAAAAAACAAACATTGATTCATCATTTTCTGATGTACCTGCGGATAGTAAATATATTTCATATATAAACAACCTTAATGCTTTGGAAGTCATGAGCGGAAAGTCAGCCAACCTCTTCGATCCGAAAGGAACGATGACTCAGGGAGAATTCTCAGAAGTGCTGCTGCGCGCCCACGGGTGGTATAAACAACCTTTCATGATTGAACCGAATAAGAAGCAGATGATGACCGGACTACGTAATTATCAGCCTAATTCTCCTATCACTAGACAAATGGCGGCGGTAATGATCCAGAATCTGAAACAGGTTGAGCCTGGAATTAAGGTTAAATTAAGTGGCGAAACGGATGCTTGGGCAGTTAAAGCAGTCACAGCTTTGGTTTCCCAAGGTATCATGGACCCGAATACCAAGATCAATGTAGACGGCTCCATAGACTTCCGCTCCAAACAGCTTTTGAAGCGTCAAGAAGCCAGTGCCTTGTTGGATCAAGCATTTAATTACTATACGTTGCCAATCAGTCACTAA
- a CDS encoding GntR family transcriptional regulator yields the protein MKPKYQVILEDIKSNILSGAYSVGEQIPTEFALQDKYKVSRQTVRKAILELSNEGFLRSEKGSGTYVSNQFRSKTGGNSSNKTIGVITTYISDYIFPSIIRGIEARLNEDNYSLLLASTNNDVAQEKKALEMMLSFGVDGLIIEPTKSNLYNPNIAYYLTFKEQDVPFIMINAYYEELEVPYFCLDDVQSSYLATKELIANGHTQIGIIAKMDDLQGKYRMKGYIKALGEAKLRFHPEQVLSFYTETKQDLSTNLKKFLTEQRDDLTAIVCYNDEVGLEVVHVCRQLGISVPEDLSIIGQDNSYISKNANIKLTTLTHPQEQMGRDAADWVIKKLQGKKDLSNQTYYQPVLIEGETVKKKLK from the coding sequence GTGAAACCAAAGTATCAGGTCATCCTTGAGGATATAAAAAGCAACATTCTTTCAGGGGCATACAGCGTAGGAGAACAAATTCCAACGGAATTCGCTTTGCAGGATAAGTATAAAGTTAGTCGCCAGACGGTTCGAAAGGCTATTTTGGAACTATCTAACGAAGGTTTTTTAAGAAGTGAAAAAGGATCTGGCACCTATGTCAGCAACCAATTTCGGTCAAAAACCGGTGGCAATTCCAGCAATAAAACCATCGGAGTCATCACAACCTACATCTCTGATTACATCTTTCCCTCTATTATTCGCGGGATTGAAGCCAGATTGAACGAGGATAATTATTCATTACTATTAGCCAGTACCAATAATGATGTCGCACAGGAAAAGAAAGCTTTGGAGATGATGCTGTCCTTTGGTGTCGATGGTTTGATCATTGAGCCTACGAAGAGCAATCTATATAATCCCAATATCGCTTACTATCTGACGTTCAAGGAACAGGATGTTCCATTCATCATGATTAATGCCTATTATGAAGAGTTGGAGGTTCCTTACTTCTGTCTCGATGACGTACAATCCAGCTATCTGGCAACCAAAGAATTGATCGCTAACGGACACACACAGATTGGCATCATTGCCAAAATGGACGATTTACAAGGGAAGTATCGAATGAAGGGTTATATCAAAGCGCTTGGAGAAGCCAAATTACGCTTTCACCCCGAGCAAGTGCTCTCATTCTATACAGAAACGAAGCAGGATCTGTCCACCAATTTGAAGAAATTCTTGACCGAACAAAGAGACGATTTAACCGCAATTGTCTGCTATAACGACGAGGTCGGACTAGAAGTTGTACATGTATGCAGACAACTTGGTATATCCGTTCCCGAAGATTTGTCCATTATTGGCCAAGACAATTCCTATATTTCCAAAAATGCAAACATCAAACTAACAACATTGACACACCCACAGGAACAAATGGGCCGTGATGCCGCCGACTGGGTTATTAAGAAACTACAAGGGAAGAAGGATCTAAGCAACCAAACCTATTATCAGCCCGTGTTAATTGAAGGAGAGACGGTAAAGAAGAAATTGAAGTGA
- a CDS encoding xylulokinase, producing MDQDIKQAITKGETSLGIEFGSTRIKAVLIDHRFETIASGSYEWENLLVDGYWTYNLESIITGLQEAYREMKQEVEQKYGITLHTVGSIGFSAMMHGYMAFDSKGELLVPFRTWRNATTGAAAKALTDKFQFNIPERWSIAHLYQAILNEEQHVPHIDFITTLAGYIHWLLTGNKAIGIGDASGIFPIDETTHDYNESMVKQFDELIAAKGYDWKLQDIIPKVHISGEQAGVLTAAGAKILDKSGDLQSGIPLCPPEGDAGTGMVATNSVRKRTGNVSVGTSVFAMIVLEKDLSAVYPEIDLVTTPNGNPVGMVHANNCSSDLNAWLGLFREFYEAMGQKADPNQLFSVLLNKALEADPDGGGLLSYGYLSGENITGIEKGRPLFVRSPESRFNLANFMRTHLFTAFAALKIGMDILTKRENVAIDSILAHGGLFKTPIVGQKIVAAAMDVPVSVMATAGEGGAWGMAILASYMMNKDQQESLEDFLDQKVFRDVEGQEIHPDGSDVKGFETFLERYTQGLAIEQAAVDNLVENWRN from the coding sequence ATGGATCAAGACATTAAACAAGCGATTACTAAGGGAGAAACCTCACTTGGTATCGAATTTGGATCCACACGTATCAAGGCAGTGCTGATTGATCATCGTTTTGAAACAATCGCATCTGGAAGCTATGAGTGGGAAAACCTCTTGGTAGATGGATATTGGACGTACAACTTAGAGAGCATTATTACAGGTCTACAAGAGGCTTATCGTGAAATGAAACAAGAGGTTGAACAAAAATACGGAATCACCCTTCATACGGTTGGTTCTATAGGATTCTCTGCAATGATGCACGGCTATATGGCTTTTGACAGCAAAGGTGAATTACTTGTTCCGTTCCGGACTTGGCGGAATGCGACGACCGGTGCTGCAGCAAAAGCTTTAACTGATAAATTCCAATTCAACATTCCTGAGCGATGGAGTATTGCTCACTTGTATCAAGCGATATTGAACGAAGAACAACATGTTCCTCATATTGATTTTATTACGACGTTGGCTGGATATATTCACTGGCTGCTGACTGGCAACAAAGCCATTGGCATCGGAGACGCTTCGGGGATCTTCCCAATTGATGAGACTACACATGATTATAACGAGTCGATGGTTAAGCAATTTGATGAACTCATTGCAGCCAAAGGCTACGATTGGAAATTACAAGACATTATTCCTAAAGTTCATATCTCAGGCGAGCAGGCAGGTGTACTAACCGCAGCGGGAGCCAAAATCTTAGATAAATCCGGAGATTTGCAATCAGGTATTCCGCTTTGTCCTCCAGAAGGTGATGCGGGAACAGGAATGGTCGCTACGAATAGTGTGAGAAAACGTACTGGCAACGTGTCTGTGGGAACCTCAGTTTTTGCCATGATCGTATTAGAGAAGGATCTTTCGGCGGTATATCCGGAAATTGATCTGGTGACCACACCGAATGGTAATCCGGTCGGAATGGTTCATGCCAACAACTGCTCAAGTGATCTCAATGCTTGGCTGGGCTTGTTCCGTGAATTCTATGAGGCCATGGGGCAAAAGGCGGACCCGAATCAATTATTCAGCGTGTTGCTGAATAAGGCCCTGGAAGCAGATCCAGATGGCGGCGGCTTACTTAGCTACGGCTATTTGTCAGGAGAGAATATCACCGGAATAGAGAAAGGTCGGCCATTGTTTGTCCGCTCCCCTGAGAGCCGTTTCAATTTGGCCAATTTCATGCGCACTCATCTGTTCACTGCATTTGCTGCTTTGAAAATCGGGATGGATATTTTGACGAAGAGAGAAAATGTCGCAATTGACAGCATTCTGGCTCACGGTGGTTTATTCAAAACCCCTATCGTTGGACAAAAAATTGTCGCGGCAGCTATGGATGTTCCGGTGTCCGTGATGGCAACAGCTGGAGAAGGCGGAGCGTGGGGTATGGCTATTCTGGCTTCTTACATGATGAACAAGGATCAGCAAGAAAGTCTGGAAGACTTCCTCGACCAAAAAGTATTCAGAGATGTTGAGGGACAAGAAATTCATCCCGACGGTTCCGATGTTAAGGGATTCGAAACATTCTTGGAACGCTACACACAAGGCCTGGCGATTGAGCAGGCTGCTGTAGATAATCTAGTGGAAAACTGGAGGAATTGA
- a CDS encoding L-ribulose-5-phosphate 4-epimerase, whose product MLEQLKEEVFQANLDLPKHGLVKYTWGNVSAVDRERSLFVIKPSGVSYDTMKPSDMVVVDFDGNVVEGEMRPSSDTPTHAVLYKHYAEIGGIVHTHSTWATVWAQAGLDVPVMGTTHADTFYGSVPCARFLTQEEIDRGYEAETGRVIIETFEQRGLDILAVPGVLLKGHAPFTWGKDAKSAVMNSVVLEEVSKMNLFARELNHFAEELPQRILDKHYLRKHGKDAYYGQK is encoded by the coding sequence GTGTTAGAGCAGCTGAAAGAAGAAGTATTTCAAGCCAATCTGGATTTGCCTAAACATGGACTCGTGAAATACACCTGGGGTAACGTAAGTGCTGTTGATCGTGAGCGCAGCTTATTCGTTATCAAACCGAGTGGTGTTAGCTATGACACGATGAAACCTAGCGATATGGTAGTTGTTGATTTTGACGGCAATGTGGTTGAAGGAGAGATGAGACCTTCATCGGATACACCGACTCATGCCGTACTTTACAAGCACTACGCAGAAATCGGCGGTATTGTGCACACGCATTCGACCTGGGCGACCGTTTGGGCTCAAGCCGGCCTGGACGTACCTGTAATGGGGACTACTCATGCAGACACCTTCTATGGTTCTGTTCCTTGTGCTCGTTTCTTGACACAAGAGGAGATTGATCGTGGTTACGAAGCCGAAACAGGCCGTGTCATCATCGAAACTTTTGAGCAGCGTGGGCTGGATATTTTAGCAGTGCCAGGTGTCCTACTTAAAGGTCATGCTCCCTTCACTTGGGGAAAAGATGCGAAATCCGCAGTTATGAATAGCGTCGTGTTGGAAGAAGTTTCGAAAATGAACCTATTCGCACGGGAATTGAATCATTTTGCTGAAGAATTGCCGCAGCGTATTCTAGATAAACACTATTTGCGCAAACATGGGAAAGACGCTTACTACGGGCAAAAATAA
- the araA gene encoding L-arabinose isomerase, translating into MSTVGTKQFWFVVGSQHLYGEEALAEVKAHAQEMTDALNKSGVLPYPLVLQDLAVSADKITSLMKEVNYRDEVAGVITWMHTFSPAKMWIRGTKLLQKPLLHLATQYNESIPWATIDMDFMNLNQAAHGDREYGFINARLKKQNKVVVGYWERAEVQKQIAEWMDVAVAYNESFNIKVARFGDNMRNVGVTEGDKVEAQIQFGWTVDYFGIGDLVQYVNAVKEEEIDALFAEYSELYEFDYGTYSKEAWESSVRVQASYEIAIKRFLDDGGYTAFTTNFEDLYGMKQLPGLAVQRLMAQGYGFAGEGDWKTAALDRLLKVMSHNQSTGFMEDYTYELAAGQESILQSHMLEVDPTLASNKPKIIVSPLGIGDREDPARLVFDGKAGDGVVVSMADFGTHYKLLINEVTAFEPTVPAPKLPVARVLWNVKPNFQDGVKAWIENGGGHHTVVSLNLTTDQIVAYAKLVNLEYVIIK; encoded by the coding sequence ATGTCAACAGTAGGTACAAAACAGTTCTGGTTTGTCGTAGGTTCACAACATCTGTATGGGGAAGAAGCATTAGCAGAAGTGAAAGCACACGCACAAGAAATGACCGATGCCTTAAATAAAAGCGGTGTGTTGCCTTATCCGCTCGTATTGCAGGATCTGGCAGTTAGTGCAGACAAAATCACCAGCCTCATGAAAGAAGTCAACTATCGTGATGAGGTTGCTGGTGTCATCACTTGGATGCATACTTTCTCACCTGCAAAAATGTGGATTCGCGGTACTAAATTGTTGCAAAAACCGCTGCTTCATTTGGCTACTCAGTATAATGAAAGCATTCCTTGGGCTACAATTGACATGGACTTCATGAACCTCAACCAGGCAGCTCATGGTGACCGTGAATATGGATTTATCAATGCCCGTCTGAAAAAACAGAATAAAGTGGTCGTAGGGTATTGGGAACGCGCGGAAGTGCAAAAGCAAATCGCAGAGTGGATGGATGTAGCGGTTGCTTATAACGAAAGCTTCAATATCAAAGTTGCCCGTTTTGGCGACAACATGCGTAACGTTGGTGTTACGGAAGGGGATAAAGTCGAAGCCCAAATCCAATTTGGATGGACCGTTGACTACTTCGGAATTGGCGACCTTGTTCAGTACGTCAATGCTGTGAAGGAAGAAGAAATTGATGCTTTGTTCGCGGAATATTCCGAACTGTATGAATTTGATTATGGTACTTACAGCAAGGAAGCTTGGGAATCCAGCGTAAGAGTGCAAGCAAGCTATGAAATTGCTATTAAACGATTCCTGGATGATGGCGGTTATACTGCCTTTACTACAAACTTTGAAGATCTCTACGGTATGAAACAGCTTCCTGGTCTTGCCGTTCAACGTTTGATGGCACAAGGATATGGCTTCGCTGGTGAAGGAGACTGGAAGACTGCAGCGCTGGATCGTCTGCTTAAAGTCATGAGCCATAACCAATCCACTGGCTTTATGGAAGACTACACCTATGAATTAGCGGCTGGTCAGGAATCGATCCTTCAATCTCATATGCTTGAAGTTGACCCAACGTTGGCAAGCAACAAGCCTAAAATTATCGTTTCTCCGTTAGGTATCGGCGATCGTGAAGATCCAGCCCGTCTGGTATTTGACGGTAAGGCAGGAGACGGTGTGGTTGTTTCCATGGCTGACTTTGGCACACATTATAAACTGCTGATCAATGAGGTTACTGCATTTGAACCAACAGTTCCTGCTCCCAAACTTCCAGTGGCCCGTGTACTGTGGAACGTGAAGCCAAACTTCCAAGATGGAGTTAAAGCATGGATTGAGAACGGCGGCGGTCACCATACTGTAGTTTCCTTGAATCTAACTACAGACCAAATTGTTGCTTATGCAAAACTGGTTAACCTGGAATACGTAATTATTAAATAA